A window from Engraulis encrasicolus isolate BLACKSEA-1 chromosome 13, IST_EnEncr_1.0, whole genome shotgun sequence encodes these proteins:
- the gjc4b gene encoding gap junction gamma-1 protein isoform X1 yields the protein MSWSFLTRLLEEISNHSTFVGKVWLTMFIVFRIVLTVVGGESIYYDEQSKFVCNTQQPGCENVCYDAFAPLSHVRFWIFQIISITTPTIMYLGFAMHRIARMDDSEYKPARPRKRMPVVTRGAARDYEEAEDNGEEDPMIEEEIEMEKDKDKETEKTPGKKHDGRRRIKRDGLMKVYVLQLLFRAGLEVAFLFGQYIMYGLEVMPSYVCSRSPCPHIVDCFVSRPTEKTIFLLIMYVVSCLCLLLTVLEILHLGVSGIRDAFRRRSSHHQQQQQQHRAHLAMSSQRPSICRQVPSAPPGYHTAVKKDGKLLPVGIKPSDFRDNLADSGRESFGDEASSRDLDRLRRHLKLAQQHLDLAYQNEESSPSRSSSPESNGTAVEQNRLNFAQEKQGGTCEKGQQNV from the coding sequence ATGAGCTGGAGTTTCCTGACGCGGCTCCTGGAGGAGATCTCCAACCACTCCACGTTCGTGGGGAAGGTGTGGCTCACCATGTTCATTGTCTTCCGGATCGTACTGACGGTAGTGGGCGGGGAGTCGATATACTACGATGAACAGAGCAAGTTTGTATGTAACACGCAACAACCTGGTTGCGAGAATGTGTGCTACGACGCCTTTGCGCCGCTCTCGCATGTGCGCTTCTGGATCTTCCAGATCATCTCCATCACCACGCCCACCATCATGTACCTGGGCTTCGCCATGCACCGCATCGCCCGCATGGACGACAGCGAGTACAAGCCGGCGCGACCGCGCAAGCGCATGCCCGTGGTGACGCGCGGCGCCGCCCGGGACTACGAGGAGGCGGAGGACAACGGCGAGGAGGACCCCATGATCGAGGAGGAGATCGAGATGGagaaggacaaggacaaggagaCGGAGAAGACGCCCGGCAAGAAGCACGACGGCCGGCGCCGGATCAAGCGCGACGGCCTCATGAAGGTCTACGTCCTGCAGCTGCTCTTCCGCGCCGGCCTAGAGGTGGCCTTCCTGTTCGGCCAGTACATCATGTATGGCCTGGAGGTCATGCCCTCCTACGTCTGCTCCCGCAGCCCCTGCCCGCACATAGTGGACTGCTTCGTCTCCAGGCCCACGGAGAAGACCATCTTCCTGCTCATCATGTACGTGGTGAGCTGCCTGTGCCTGCTGCTGACCGTGCTGGAGATCCTGCATCTGGGCGTCAGCGGCATCCGAGACGCCTTCCGCCGCCGCTCgtcccaccaccagcagcagcagcagcagcaccgcgCCCACCTTGCCATGTCCAGCCAGAGGCCCTCCATCTGCCGGCAGGTGCCCAGCGCCCCGCCCGGCTACCACACGGCCGTCAAGAAGGACGGCAAGCTGCTGCCCGTGGGCATCAAGCCCTCCGACTTCCGGGACAACCTGGCCGATTCGGGCCGGGAGTCGTTCGGGGACGAGGCGTCGTCGCGGGACCTGGACCGCCTGCGGCGGCACCTGAAGCTGGCCCAGCAGCACCTGGACCTGGCCTACCAGAACGAGGAGAGCAGCCCGTCGCGCAGCAGCAGCCCCGAGTCCAACGGCACCGCCGTGGAGCAGAACCGCCTCAACTTCGCCCAGGAGAAGCAGGGGGGAACCTGCGAGAAAGGTCAGCAGAACGTATAG
- the gjc4b gene encoding gap junction gamma-1 protein isoform X2 produces MSWSFLTRLLEEISNHSTFVGKVWLTMFIVFRIVLTVVGGESIYYDEQSKFVCNTQQPGCENVCYDAFAPLSHVRFWIFQIISITTPTIMYLGFAMHRIARMDDSEYKPARPRKRMPVVTRGAARDYEEAEDNGEEDPMIEEEIEMEKDKDKETEKTPGKKHDGRRRIKRDGLMKVYVLQLLFRAGLEVAFLFGQYIMYGLEVMPSYVCSRSPCPHIVDCFVSRPTEKTIFLLIMYVVSCLCLLLTVLEILHLGVSGIRDAFRRRSSHHQQQQQQHRAHLAMSSQRPSICRQVPSAPPGYHTAVKKDGKLLPVGIKPSDFRDNLADSGRESFGDEASSRDLDRLRRHLKLAQQHLDLAYQNEESSPSRSSSPESNGTAVEQNRLNFAQEKQGGTCEKGLRA; encoded by the exons ATGAGCTGGAGTTTCCTGACGCGGCTCCTGGAGGAGATCTCCAACCACTCCACGTTCGTGGGGAAGGTGTGGCTCACCATGTTCATTGTCTTCCGGATCGTACTGACGGTAGTGGGCGGGGAGTCGATATACTACGATGAACAGAGCAAGTTTGTATGTAACACGCAACAACCTGGTTGCGAGAATGTGTGCTACGACGCCTTTGCGCCGCTCTCGCATGTGCGCTTCTGGATCTTCCAGATCATCTCCATCACCACGCCCACCATCATGTACCTGGGCTTCGCCATGCACCGCATCGCCCGCATGGACGACAGCGAGTACAAGCCGGCGCGACCGCGCAAGCGCATGCCCGTGGTGACGCGCGGCGCCGCCCGGGACTACGAGGAGGCGGAGGACAACGGCGAGGAGGACCCCATGATCGAGGAGGAGATCGAGATGGagaaggacaaggacaaggagaCGGAGAAGACGCCCGGCAAGAAGCACGACGGCCGGCGCCGGATCAAGCGCGACGGCCTCATGAAGGTCTACGTCCTGCAGCTGCTCTTCCGCGCCGGCCTAGAGGTGGCCTTCCTGTTCGGCCAGTACATCATGTATGGCCTGGAGGTCATGCCCTCCTACGTCTGCTCCCGCAGCCCCTGCCCGCACATAGTGGACTGCTTCGTCTCCAGGCCCACGGAGAAGACCATCTTCCTGCTCATCATGTACGTGGTGAGCTGCCTGTGCCTGCTGCTGACCGTGCTGGAGATCCTGCATCTGGGCGTCAGCGGCATCCGAGACGCCTTCCGCCGCCGCTCgtcccaccaccagcagcagcagcagcagcaccgcgCCCACCTTGCCATGTCCAGCCAGAGGCCCTCCATCTGCCGGCAGGTGCCCAGCGCCCCGCCCGGCTACCACACGGCCGTCAAGAAGGACGGCAAGCTGCTGCCCGTGGGCATCAAGCCCTCCGACTTCCGGGACAACCTGGCCGATTCGGGCCGGGAGTCGTTCGGGGACGAGGCGTCGTCGCGGGACCTGGACCGCCTGCGGCGGCACCTGAAGCTGGCCCAGCAGCACCTGGACCTGGCCTACCAGAACGAGGAGAGCAGCCCGTCGCGCAGCAGCAGCCCCGAGTCCAACGGCACCGCCGTGGAGCAGAACCGCCTCAACTTCGCCCAGGAGAAGCAGGGGGGAACCTGCGAGAAAG GTCTCCGAGCCTAA